From a single Adhaeribacter swui genomic region:
- a CDS encoding polysaccharide lyase — MKYFIIFFILAPLYINVQHNNLLLEATFENSSDLKKWISETCSSSSIILTDSISRFGKQSARFELNKTDCVVANGKRSELVTSKVSGYERWYGMSIFFPNNYSFDSEPEIVTQWHEIPDFDLGETWRSPPISLQIQNDSIYVVILWATQNVNSNKTISGYKKINLGLLKKNSWNDWVFHIRFSYQTDGLLEIWNNDEQVLRYQGPNSYNDVNFPYFKIGIYKWTWLEPSLKSTINKRVLYYDEVKIGNENIKYKDITPNKN, encoded by the coding sequence ATGAAATACTTTATTATTTTTTTCATTTTAGCGCCTCTTTATATAAATGTTCAACATAATAATTTACTACTCGAAGCTACATTTGAGAACAGCAGTGACTTAAAAAAATGGATAAGCGAAACCTGTTCATCTTCATCTATAATACTTACTGATTCGATCAGCAGATTTGGAAAACAGTCTGCTCGCTTTGAATTAAATAAAACTGACTGCGTTGTTGCAAATGGCAAAAGGTCAGAGTTAGTAACTTCAAAGGTTAGTGGATATGAAAGATGGTATGGCATGAGCATATTTTTTCCTAATAACTATAGCTTCGATTCTGAACCGGAAATTGTAACGCAATGGCACGAAATTCCAGATTTTGATTTGGGTGAAACCTGGAGAAGCCCTCCGATTTCACTTCAGATACAAAATGATTCTATTTATGTTGTTATTCTCTGGGCAACACAAAATGTAAACTCAAACAAAACAATTTCAGGCTATAAAAAAATAAATTTAGGCTTACTGAAAAAAAACTCTTGGAATGATTGGGTTTTTCATATAAGATTTTCATATCAGACAGATGGATTACTTGAAATCTGGAATAACGACGAGCAGGTATTAAGATATCAAGGCCCAAACAGTTATAACGATGTAAATTTCCCCTATTTCAAGATAGGTATTTATAAATGGACCTGGTTAGAACCAAGTTTAAAATCTACAATCAACAAAAGAGTTCTTTATTATGATGAAGTAAAAATTGGAAATGAAAATATTAAGTATAAAGATATTACACCTAATAAAAATTAA
- a CDS encoding delta-aminolevulinic acid dehydratase gives MKETKSVLTLRDVAFSLNKLKAYCESNSFKGYDPYDGLNSILFQSIPALSRNRLARLAWIQLFKRIPLNLRPLVGVKKDYNPKALGLFLSGYCNLYKQSPDKEYYDKILFFSSRLLELVSKGWSGACWGYNFDWQARAFFQPKYTPTVVATTFIGNAMLDAYEIVNDERFLQTSRSACSFILNDLNRYYDNNGNFAFSYSPLDKSIVFNASLLGSRLLARVYSFTKEKELIKEARKSVAFCCDHQREDGSWGYGTYHFHQWVDNFHTGYNLECITDYMNFSGDFSFKQHVLKGFDYYINIFFTEEGVPKYYNNSVYPIDIHAPAQMVITLAKLGKMEEHKVILDKVLNWTIKHMQSDKGYFYYQLNKYFSSRIPYMRWAQAWMFYALSTYLLFSHNKN, from the coding sequence ATGAAAGAAACTAAATCAGTTCTTACTTTAAGAGATGTAGCTTTTTCATTAAATAAGCTAAAAGCATACTGCGAATCTAACTCTTTTAAAGGTTATGATCCTTATGATGGATTAAATAGTATACTTTTTCAGTCCATACCCGCTTTGTCCAGAAATCGTTTAGCCCGTTTAGCCTGGATACAATTGTTTAAACGTATTCCCTTAAATTTAAGACCATTAGTTGGGGTAAAAAAAGACTATAATCCTAAAGCGCTTGGATTGTTCTTGTCCGGTTATTGTAATCTGTATAAACAATCACCTGATAAAGAATACTACGACAAGATTTTATTCTTCTCAAGCAGACTTTTAGAATTAGTAAGTAAAGGCTGGAGTGGCGCTTGCTGGGGTTATAACTTCGATTGGCAAGCCAGAGCTTTTTTTCAACCTAAGTATACACCAACGGTGGTGGCAACAACTTTTATTGGCAACGCCATGCTTGATGCGTACGAAATAGTAAATGATGAACGTTTCCTGCAAACCTCCCGAAGTGCGTGTTCTTTCATTTTAAATGACCTTAACCGGTATTATGATAATAATGGAAATTTTGCATTCTCTTACTCTCCACTAGATAAAAGTATAGTATTTAATGCTTCACTTTTGGGTAGCAGGTTACTGGCCCGTGTTTATAGTTTTACTAAGGAAAAAGAACTAATAAAAGAAGCCAGGAAATCTGTTGCTTTTTGTTGTGACCATCAAAGGGAAGATGGATCTTGGGGGTATGGCACCTACCACTTTCATCAGTGGGTAGATAACTTTCATACTGGTTATAATTTGGAGTGCATAACAGATTACATGAATTTTTCTGGTGATTTTTCATTTAAGCAACATGTACTGAAAGGCTTTGATTATTACATAAATATTTTTTTTACAGAAGAAGGCGTTCCTAAATACTATAATAATTCTGTTTACCCAATTGATATTCATGCTCCGGCTCAGATGGTAATTACTCTGGCTAAATTAGGTAAAATGGAAGAGCATAAGGTTATACTAGATAAAGTTTTAAACTGGACTATTAAGCATATGCAATCTGATAAAGGGTATTTTTATTATCAGCTAAATAAATACTTCTCATCCAGAATACCGTACATGCGTTGGGCCCAAGCCTGGATGTTTTACGCGCTATCAACATATTTATTATTCAGTCATAATAAGAATTGA